Proteins co-encoded in one Flavobacterium fluviale genomic window:
- a CDS encoding roadblock/LC7 domain-containing protein, with amino-acid sequence MIDLQTLVEETGAESGLSFNIDGILNESVNLEYDGNVAAMIGMILKMCLEMSEDVNNGDLKQVMIKNNDGIVVASKNQDDNCIALLSKDLSKMGLLLRKMDSIFNN; translated from the coding sequence ATGATTGATTTACAAACACTAGTAGAAGAGACTGGAGCAGAATCTGGATTGAGTTTTAATATTGATGGAATCTTAAACGAGTCGGTTAATTTAGAATACGATGGGAATGTTGCTGCGATGATCGGAATGATCTTGAAAATGTGCCTCGAAATGTCTGAAGACGTTAACAACGGAGATCTTAAACAAGTAATGATTAAGAATAATGACGGAATTGTAGTTGCAAGCAAAAATCAAGATGATAATTGTATCGCGTTGCTTTCTAAAGATTTAAGTAAAATGGGGCTATTACTTCGAAAAATGGACTCTATTTTTAATAATTAA
- a CDS encoding PD-(D/E)XK nuclease family protein, whose amino-acid sequence MINNSFLQKIAGVVIQDYAEKLSQITIILPNKRAKVFLIDALKKETDKTIIAPEITSIEDFVQDVASIRSIDSIELLFEFYEVYLSITEKKNQQSFELFANWAKTLLQDFNEIDRYLLDPSHVLSYLKDIEDIKKWGLEVDQKTKLLENYIDFWKLLPLYYDSLYSHLLFKSIGYQGLVYREAVNNLNHFSNTIGNRIFIFAGFNALNAAEEKIVQHLLALDQAKIYWDADQTFLNDPYHDAGLFLRRFKESWKHYKSNIFEWIVDDFSQSKNIQIIGTPKTIGQAKLTGSIIEDLINNDPNSSLDKVAVVLGEENLLIPVLYSLPSSVGYLNITMGYSGKNNPSQILVAKLFKMHTNALSRKGGNYVFYYKDVLDVLTHPLVEPYANAQMLVKIIKENNYTFITHHKILELHPVSSHFFNLLFEKWENGSVAVLKNISALLIVIKEHFNNDNEQEKIAKAFVYGVFKVINKLINYYSKHHHIDNIDTLHAIYKQIIDLAEVSFEGEPLRGLQIMGVLESRVLDFETVIITSMNEGKFPAGKSQNSFIPYDVKRELGLPTFKEKDAIYTYHFYHLLQRAKNIYLIYNTENDGLDAGERSRFITQLEVEKQRNHNVTFDIYNPVLPNTAYEPISVAKSESVMERLREIATTGFSPSALTSYIRNPIEFYFQKVLRIREVEEVEENIALNTLGTIIHETLKALYEPFIGKFISENDISDCFKLLDDEVLKQFKLVYKEGEIKKGRNLLAFEVAKRNVSNFLRMELESIKNDEAIQIIALEQTFEREFIHPKLPFPILIKGNVDRIERRDGKIRIIDYKTGKVEKSNVVLKTWNGLTQELKNDKIIQVLAYAFMFEKEAGALPIEVGIISFKNLKSGFLPFGFKEDKELKAVVTSEILNYYLDEIANLLSEIFDINIPFEEKI is encoded by the coding sequence ATGATAAATAATTCTTTTCTTCAAAAAATTGCTGGTGTCGTAATTCAAGATTATGCGGAGAAATTATCTCAAATTACTATAATTCTTCCTAATAAAAGAGCTAAAGTTTTTTTAATTGATGCGCTTAAAAAAGAAACTGATAAAACTATAATTGCTCCTGAAATTACTAGTATTGAAGATTTTGTACAAGATGTTGCTTCAATACGTTCTATAGATTCAATTGAGCTTTTATTTGAATTTTACGAGGTTTATTTATCGATTACTGAAAAAAAGAATCAGCAGTCGTTTGAGTTATTTGCAAATTGGGCGAAAACACTTCTGCAGGATTTTAATGAAATTGATCGTTATCTTTTGGATCCTTCACATGTTTTGTCCTATCTGAAAGATATTGAGGACATAAAAAAGTGGGGATTAGAAGTGGATCAAAAAACTAAACTTCTGGAAAATTACATTGATTTCTGGAAACTTCTTCCTTTGTATTATGATTCTTTGTATAGTCATTTGTTGTTTAAATCTATAGGATACCAAGGTTTGGTATATAGAGAAGCGGTAAACAATTTGAATCATTTTTCAAATACTATTGGTAATCGAATTTTTATTTTCGCAGGATTTAATGCTCTCAATGCTGCAGAGGAAAAAATTGTACAGCATTTGTTAGCTTTAGATCAGGCCAAAATTTATTGGGATGCAGATCAAACCTTTCTCAATGATCCATATCATGATGCGGGACTTTTTTTAAGACGTTTTAAAGAGAGTTGGAAGCATTATAAATCCAATATTTTTGAATGGATTGTGGATGATTTTTCGCAGTCAAAAAATATTCAGATAATTGGAACTCCTAAAACAATAGGGCAGGCAAAATTAACGGGAAGTATAATTGAAGATTTAATAAACAATGATCCTAACTCATCTTTAGACAAAGTTGCGGTTGTACTTGGAGAGGAGAATTTATTGATTCCTGTTTTATATTCACTTCCTTCTTCTGTTGGATATTTGAATATTACAATGGGATATTCTGGTAAAAATAATCCATCTCAAATTTTAGTGGCCAAGTTGTTTAAAATGCATACCAATGCGCTTTCGCGTAAAGGCGGCAATTATGTGTTTTATTACAAAGATGTATTAGATGTTTTGACGCATCCTTTAGTTGAGCCTTATGCAAATGCTCAAATGTTGGTAAAAATTATCAAAGAGAACAATTATACTTTTATTACGCATCATAAAATTTTAGAGCTTCATCCGGTTTCTTCTCACTTTTTTAATCTGTTGTTCGAAAAATGGGAAAATGGTTCTGTTGCTGTTTTAAAGAATATTTCGGCATTATTAATTGTTATAAAAGAACATTTTAATAATGATAATGAACAGGAAAAAATTGCAAAAGCTTTTGTTTACGGAGTTTTTAAAGTCATAAACAAGCTAATAAATTATTATTCCAAACATCACCATATTGATAATATTGATACGCTTCATGCTATATATAAACAGATTATAGATTTGGCGGAAGTATCTTTTGAGGGCGAACCGTTAAGAGGATTGCAAATTATGGGAGTTTTGGAAAGTCGTGTTTTAGATTTTGAAACGGTTATTATAACATCAATGAATGAAGGGAAATTTCCAGCAGGAAAATCTCAGAATTCATTTATTCCGTATGATGTAAAACGAGAATTAGGTCTGCCGACTTTTAAAGAAAAAGATGCGATCTACACGTACCATTTTTATCATTTATTACAAAGAGCAAAAAATATATATCTAATTTACAATACGGAAAACGATGGATTAGATGCTGGCGAAAGAAGTCGTTTTATTACGCAGTTAGAAGTTGAAAAACAGCGAAATCATAACGTAACTTTTGATATCTATAATCCAGTTCTTCCTAATACGGCATACGAGCCTATTTCGGTTGCTAAATCGGAATCTGTAATGGAGCGTTTAAGGGAAATAGCGACAACTGGTTTTTCACCATCGGCATTAACGAGTTATATTCGAAATCCAATTGAGTTTTATTTTCAGAAAGTCTTGAGAATTCGCGAAGTCGAAGAAGTGGAAGAAAATATAGCTTTGAATACTTTAGGAACTATCATTCATGAAACTTTAAAGGCGCTCTATGAACCATTTATTGGTAAATTTATTTCAGAAAATGATATTTCAGATTGCTTTAAATTATTGGACGATGAAGTTCTTAAGCAGTTTAAACTGGTATATAAAGAAGGAGAAATTAAGAAAGGACGAAATCTTCTGGCTTTTGAGGTCGCCAAACGAAATGTTTCTAATTTTTTAAGAATGGAATTAGAATCTATTAAAAATGATGAAGCGATTCAGATTATTGCACTAGAGCAGACTTTTGAACGGGAATTTATTCATCCGAAACTTCCTTTTCCTATTTTGATAAAAGGTAATGTGGACCGTATCGAACGACGCGACGGGAAAATTAGAATTATCGATTATAAGACTGGAAAAGTTGAGAAATCGAATGTTGTCCTGAAAACATGGAATGGATTGACACAGGAGCTTAAAAATGATAAAATTATTCAGGTATTGGCATATGCATTTATGTTTGAGAAAGAAGCTGGAGCTCTTCCAATTGAAGTTGGAATTATTTCGTTTAAAAATCTTAAATCTGGTTTCCTGCCTTTTGGTTTTAAAGAAGATAAAGAATTAAAAGCCGTTGTGACATCAGAAATACTGAATTATTATTTGGATGAAATTGCTAATTTGTTAAGTGAGATTTTTGATATAAATATTCCATTCGAAGAAAAAATTTAA
- a CDS encoding ATP-binding cassette domain-containing protein → MKKHILEISGIQKKFSGKLLLSDIYLKIETGEIIGLLGHNGSGKSTLLKIVSCNLSASDKSVFIDGVSKNNSSELVDEISYMCQDQFVPNHLSVLKTIELSVAKQKWDLFYKDDFVKPLLRQKIKNLSYGELRYLQVKLVLFNSSKFILLDEPFSGLSPIMIENIVQLIKENSQEKGIIITDHQYENVMKISTGLLLLKEGKLHKVNKKAELVENGYLTDSAIF, encoded by the coding sequence TTGAAAAAACATATCTTAGAAATTAGCGGTATTCAAAAAAAGTTTAGTGGTAAACTTTTACTTTCAGATATTTATTTGAAAATTGAAACAGGTGAAATAATAGGTCTGCTGGGGCATAATGGTTCTGGTAAGTCAACATTGTTAAAAATTGTCTCTTGTAATTTATCTGCTTCGGATAAAAGTGTTTTTATCGATGGAGTTTCAAAGAATAATTCTTCAGAGTTGGTCGATGAAATTAGTTATATGTGTCAAGATCAATTTGTTCCAAATCATTTATCCGTATTAAAGACAATTGAATTATCAGTCGCTAAACAAAAATGGGATCTTTTTTATAAAGATGATTTCGTAAAACCTCTTTTAAGACAAAAAATTAAAAACTTATCATATGGAGAATTGCGATATCTTCAAGTAAAATTAGTCCTTTTTAATTCGTCAAAATTTATACTTCTAGATGAACCGTTCAGCGGATTGTCTCCCATAATGATTGAAAATATAGTTCAGTTAATTAAAGAAAATTCTCAAGAAAAAGGAATTATTATAACTGATCATCAATATGAAAATGTGATGAAAATTTCAACGGGATTATTATTGTTGAAAGAAGGTAAGCTGCATAAAGTCAATAAAAAAGCCGAACTTGTAGAGAATGGTTATCTCACAGATTCGGCTATTTTTTAA